In Bufo gargarizans isolate SCDJY-AF-19 chromosome 5, ASM1485885v1, whole genome shotgun sequence, the following are encoded in one genomic region:
- the LOC122938492 gene encoding beta-Ala-His dipeptidase-like — translation MLFLVCIVSLLSSHALSSPVPDDPLFKYIDDHKHEYIQRLKEMVAIESDSSDPSKRDQVLQIMQVTKDYILQIGGKVEMAELGEQEFSPGVKLPLPPVILAEFGNDTNKPTVCFYGHMDVQPAKKVDGWKTDPYILTEEDGNLYGRGTSDDKGQVLALLHAVESVKEFGLPVNVKLFIEGMEEVGSNGLEQLVEKKKDTFFSNVDYIVVTDTPWLSTKPGITYGARGNCYFFIEVEGARRDLHSGGFGGTVYEPMNDLIYLLGTLADVEGKILIPSIYDDVLPVTEEEKELYKDLVFDLKDLKRDTGIETFLHSTKEELLMYRWRFPSLSIHGIEGAFSGSGTKTVIPAKVIGKFSIRQVPKMNPSVVEKQVSDYLENKFEERKSPNKMKVSMVIGAQPWLANMGEPQYLAARKAVKRVFNVDADMIRAGGTIPIAKDFEDILGKSVMLLGVGGPDDAPHGQNEKISMHNYIEGTKLYASFLQELPSF, via the exons CGATTGAAGGAAATGGTGGCAATAGAAAGCGATTCCAGTGATCCTTCAAAAAGAGATCAGGTTTTacaaataatgcaagtcacaaaGGACTACATCTTGCAGATAGGTGGAAAAGTAGAGATGGCAGAGCTTGGTGAGCAAGAG TTTTCGCCAGGTGTAAAACTCCCTCTACCACCAGTGATTCTTGCAGAGTTTGGAAATGACACAAACAAACCAACTGTCTGTTTCTATGGGCATATGGATGTACAGCCAGCAAAGAAAGTTGATGGATGGAAGACAGATCCATATATCCTCACAGAGGAAGATG GTAATCTGTATGGCAGAGGAACTTCTGATGACAAAGGACAAGTTCTGGCTTTGCTTCATGCAGTGGAATCTGTTAAGGAATTT GGTCTGCCAGTCAATGTGAAGCTGTTCATTGAAGGGATGGAGGAAGTAGGGTCAAATGGTCTTGAGCAACTTGTCGAAAagaaaaaggacacttttttctcTAATGTTGACTACATTGTGGTAACTGACACACCATGGCTAAGCACAAAACCAGGCATCACCTATGGAGCTCGAGGAAACTGCTACTTTTTCATAGAG GTTGAAGGTGCAAGGCGGGATCTTCACTCTGGAGGTTTTGGAGGAACGGTTTATGAACCAATGAATGATTTAATTTATTTACTAG gtacacttgcgGATGTGGAAGGCAAAATTCTGATTCCAAGTATTTATGATGATGTTTTGCCTgttactgaagaagaaaaagaattATACAAAGATCTTGTATTCGACTTGAAAGATCTGAAGAGGGACACAGGAATCGAGACATTTTTGCATAGCACAAAG GAAGAGTTACTCATGTACAGATGGCGATTTCCTTCTTTGTCAATCCATGGCATTGAAGGAGCTTTTTCTGGTTCTGGAACTAAAACAGTTATACCTGCGAAGGTCATAGGAAAGTTTTCAATTCGTCAAGTTCCTAAAATGAATCCATCTGTTGTAGAGAAGCAG GTATCTGACTACTTGGAAAATAAATTTGAAGAACGGAAGAGCCCGAACAAAATGAAAGTATCCATGGTCATAGGTGCACAACCCTGGTTAGCAAATATGGGTGAACCCCAATACCTGGCTGCTCGGAAAGCAGTCAAAAGAG TGTTCAATGTTGATGCAGACATGATCCGTGCAGGAGGTACAATTCCAATAGCAAAAGATTTTGaagacattttaggaaaaagtgTTATGTTACTTGGTGTTGGTGGACCAGACGATGCTCCTCATGGCCAGAATGAAAAAATAAGCAT GCACAACTACATTGAAGGAACAAAATTGTATGCATCTTTTCTGCAAGAACTTCCATCCTTCTGA